From the Microplitis mediator isolate UGA2020A chromosome 6, iyMicMedi2.1, whole genome shotgun sequence genome, one window contains:
- the LOC130669259 gene encoding uncharacterized protein LOC130669259, producing MVANKFSLCALLFVGLFAPAYLSPAVHSACSRFETKNPDGTTRISDINMFIPFVQEMKFQKETDAYVYPDGKEGAQLTKYSYKPCGKETVALSVAEVDELINFLLVRKEAGVSLLHFSVINCPSLDYSLRYELSSGITVCQFNKN from the exons atggtGGCTAACAAATTTTCGCTCTGCGCTCTACTCTTCGTCGGCTTATTTGCTCCG gcATATCTATCACCGGCCGTTCATTCAGCGTGTTCACGATTTGAAACTAAGAATCCCGATGGTACGACGAGGATTTCTGATATCAATATGTTTATTCCATTCGTCCAAGAAATGAAATTCCAAAAGGAAACAGATGCCTACGTGTATCCGGATGGCAAAGAAGGTGCTCAATTGACAAAGTATTCTTATAAACCATGTGGTAAAGAAACAGTGGCTTTAAGTGTCGCAGAGGTCGACGAATTGATTAATTTCCTGCTCGTCCGTAAAGAAGCTGGAGTGTCATTGTTGCACTTTAGTGTCATCAATTGCCCGTCATTAGATTATTCCTTACGATATGAACTGTCTTCTGGAATAACTGTttgtcaatttaataaaaattaa
- the LOC130669258 gene encoding uncharacterized protein LOC130669258 — protein sequence MFIIIIKLNVSSVTSKLVPIKKGDPTEWRENGAEANFAQFNNLYAVSVNEKVVTPFDCCSGRCDTEVTTLSYFVDAFPELVPHSDQCAGLIRSCWFEKESEERKKAAADYENSFKIHYGSMMRTTWASPSNVSFYYRIILRNTGNICKCLSERDDISNANNTRGKLLDSICFDPVSVDNGYVATGARFKRHGNVMYLELQQGILSLGKIDPSTLKWTTSNNCNVKTKLFRNFRNDSTYDSLRIRLEDLTLSENAVVTGVTLGDSLRGRYVDNDGNFNENEPEVTQKSQCHGR from the exons atgtttataattattataaaattaaatgtgtCATCGGTAACATCAAAATTAGTTCCAATTAAGAAAGGTGATCCAACAGAATGGCGTGAAAATGGAGCGGAAG ccaATTTCGCTCAATTCAATAACTTGTATGCAGTAAGTGTCAATGAAAAGGTGGTGACCCCTTTTGACTGTTGTAGTGGTAGATGTGATACGGAAGTAACTACACTATCATATTTCGTTGACGCTTTTCCAGAACTAGTACCTCACTCCGATCAATGTGCTGGATTGATTCGCTCTTGCTGGTTCGAAAAA gaaAGTGAAGAACGAAAAAAAGCAGCAGCGGACTACGAAAACTCATTTAAAATTCACTATGGTTCGATGATGCGTACAACCTGGGCATCTCCTAGCAacgtttcattttattatcgCATTATACTACGTAATACTGGTAACATTTGCAAGTGCTTATCTGAACGAGATGATATTTCAAATGCTAATAACACGCGTGGTAAATTACTTGATTCCATTTGTTTTGATCCCGTTTCAGTTGATAATGGATA TGTTGCAACGGGCGCGAGATTCAAAAGACACGGTAATGTAATGTACCTTGAACTTCAACAAGGAATATTATCACTAGGGAAAATTGATCCATCAACTCTCAAGTGGACGACTTCTAATAATTGTAACGTAAAAACGAAACTTTTTAGGAATTTCCGAAACGATAGTACTTACGATTCTTTACGAATCAGACTAGAGGATCTTACTTTATCAGAGAATGCAGTTGTCACAg GTGTTACGTTGGGTGATTCATTGCGCGGACGATACGTCGATAACGAtggtaattttaatgaaaatgaacCCGAAGTTACACAAAAAAGTCAATGCCATGGAaggtaa
- the LOC130669257 gene encoding uncharacterized protein LOC130669257 gives MNYLYLSSITIWMFIIIIKLNVSSVTSKLVPIKKGDPTEWRENGAEANFAQFNNLYAVSVNEELVNTFDCCNGKCDMVVDALSDYLDDAEELPYPNQCVGSLRSCWFEKESEERKKAVADYENSKKIKYGSNVRVTIYPDERDISHYRDVLSRTGNICKCLCERDDISTATNTRGELLDSICFDPVSVDNGYVATGARFKRHGNVMYLELQQGILSLGKIDPSTLKWTTSNNCNVKTKLFRNFRNDSTYDSLRIRLEDLTLSENAVVTGVTLGDSLRGRYVDNDGNFNENEPEVTQKSQCHGSAIDMLSRYPDYLPSTALIGNNEELSESCKFSVAFSGTKESSDNIQHIVPFVDIQEVVTDQNSPKPIHGIGWYHRGFPGYGGFLALKIFTKE, from the exons atgaattatttatatttatccagTATTACAATATGgatgtttataattattataaaattaaatgtgtCATCGGTAACATCAAAATTAGTTCCAATTAAGAAAGGTGATCCAACAGAATGGCGTGAAAATGGAGCGGAAg ccaATTTCGCTCAATTCAATAACTTGTATGCAGTAAGTGTCAATGAAGAGTTGGTGAACACTTTTGACTGTTGTAATGGTAAATGTGATATGGTAGTAGATGCACTATCAGATTATCTTGACGATGCAGAAGAATTACCTTACCCCAATCAATGTGTTGGATCACTTCGCTCTTGCTGGTTCGAAAAA gaaAGTGAAGAACGAAAAAAAGCAGTAGCGGACTACGAAAACTCAAAGAAAATTAAGTATGGTTCGAATGTACGTGTAACCATCTATCCTGATGAAAGAGATATATCTCATTATCGCGATGTACTATCTCGTACTGGTAACATTTGCAAGTGCTTATGTGAACGAGATGATATTTCAACTGCTACTAACACGCGTGGTGAATTACTTGATTCCATTTGTTTTGATCCCGTTTCAGTTGATAATGGATA TGTTGCAACGGGCGCGAGATTCAAAAGACACGGTAATGTAATGTACCTTGAACTTCAACAAGGAATATTATCACTAGGGAAAATTGATCCATCAACTCTCAAGTGGACGACTTCTAATAATTGTAACGTAAAAACGAAACTTTTTAGGAATTTCCGAAACGATAGTACTTACGATTCTTTACGAATCAGACTAGAGGATCTTACTTTATCAGAGAATGCAGTTGTCACAg GTGTTACGTTGGGTGATTCATTGCGCGGACGATACGTCGATAACGAtggtaattttaatgaaaatgaacCCGAAGTTACACAAAAAAGTCAATGCCATGGAag TGCCATCGATATGTTATCTCGTTATCCAGATTATCTGCCGTCCACAGCTTTAATAGGAAATAATGAAGAACTCAGTGAATCATGCAAATTTTCGGTAGCTTTTAGTGGAACTAAAGAGAGTTCTGATAATATACAACATATAGTTCCATTTGTCGATATACAGGAGGTCGTCACCGATCAAAATTCACCTAAACCTATTCACGGAATCGGTTGGTATCATCGTGGTTTTCCTGGTTATGGAGGATTTCTAGCTCTCAAGATTTTCAcgaaagaataa